Proteins found in one Quercus robur chromosome 2, dhQueRobu3.1, whole genome shotgun sequence genomic segment:
- the LOC126700551 gene encoding protein NTM1-like 9 has protein sequence QEWFFFSPRDFKNSNSNRTNRATKSGYWKVTGKDRKIKAKGTNNLIGTKKTLVFHRGRVHDGVRTSWVMHEYQPTVTLPHQKAFVLCRLKRKMDEKTKVTTCDEGEESSYIASDFENPVSEVTNPEVYDHTEEDLEPTAAAAAAEL, from the exons CAAGAATGGTTTTTCTTTAGTCCCCGAGATTTCAAGAACTCCAACAGTAACAGAACGAACAGGGCTACCAAATCCGGGTACTGGAAAGTCACAGGTAAAGATAGGAAGATCAAAGCTAAAGGCACCAACAATCTgattggtacaaagaagactctAGTGTTCCATAGAGGTCGTGTTCATGATGGGGTTAGGACCAGCTGGGTTATGCACGAGTATCAACCAACAGTAACTCTTCCTCACCAG AAAGCCTTTGTCCTCTGTCgcttaaagagaaaaatggaTGAGAAAACTAAAGTGACAACCTGCGATGAAGGGGAAGAAAGCAGCTATATTGCTTCTGATTTTGAAAATCCAGTGTCAGAGGTTACAAATCCAGAG GTATATGATCATACAGAAGAAGACTTGGAACCTACAGCTGCTGCAGCAGCCGCAGAATTATGA